Proteins encoded within one genomic window of Brachybacterium muris:
- a CDS encoding ABC transporter ATP-binding protein: MHTPHASETTTPPPGPAPEPAAQPAQGSTATPGTDAAAPLSADQAVATDASVSIRGLRKSFSGTEVVHGISLDVPRGSFYGIVGPNGAGKTTTLSMATGLLRPDAGTAHINGIDMWATPEKAKAGLGVLADGLRTFDRLTGRELLTYVGLIRGMDPDTVTERTNSLLAAFDLAGEEGKLVVDYSAGMTKKILLASALIHAPRTLVLDEPLEAVDPVSAQVIRSILTDYVRSGGTVVLSSHVMELVEGLCSHVAIIAKGELLAAGTLDEVRQGGSLVQTFIDMVGGGAVEEGSLAWLKS, encoded by the coding sequence ATGCACACGCCTCATGCATCCGAGACCACCACTCCCCCACCTGGCCCTGCACCGGAACCGGCCGCGCAGCCCGCACAGGGCTCAACGGCCACACCGGGCACGGATGCGGCAGCGCCCCTGTCCGCGGATCAGGCCGTCGCCACCGATGCCTCCGTGTCGATCCGCGGGCTGCGCAAGTCCTTCAGCGGCACCGAGGTGGTGCACGGGATCTCACTGGACGTGCCCCGCGGATCGTTCTACGGGATCGTCGGCCCTAACGGCGCCGGCAAGACCACCACACTCTCGATGGCCACCGGCCTGCTGCGACCCGACGCCGGCACCGCGCACATCAACGGGATCGACATGTGGGCCACCCCGGAGAAGGCGAAGGCCGGGCTCGGCGTGCTGGCCGACGGGCTTCGCACCTTCGACCGGCTCACCGGCCGCGAGCTGCTCACCTATGTGGGCCTGATCCGCGGCATGGACCCGGACACGGTCACCGAGCGCACCAACTCCCTGCTGGCGGCCTTCGACCTGGCCGGTGAGGAGGGCAAGCTGGTGGTGGACTACTCCGCCGGCATGACCAAGAAGATCCTTCTGGCCAGCGCCCTGATCCATGCCCCGCGGACCCTGGTGCTGGACGAGCCACTGGAGGCGGTGGACCCGGTCTCCGCCCAGGTGATCCGGTCGATCCTGACCGACTACGTGCGCAGCGGCGGCACCGTGGTGCTCTCCAGCCACGTCATGGAGCTGGTGGAGGGCCTGTGCAGTCACGTCGCGATCATCGCCAAGGGTGAGCTGCTGGCCGCCGGCACCCTGGACGAGGTGCGCCAGGGCGGCAGCCTGGTGCAGACCTTCATCGACATGGTGGGCGGCGGCGCCGTGGAGGAGGGGAGCCTGGCATGGCTGAAGTCCTGA
- a CDS encoding GNAT family N-acetyltransferase: MSETFALRPATIQDVEPIAFAELELFPDEAWTVFQLAEEIEHPDRRYVVAVDQDGPEELRGYAGIMLAGDTADLHTIGALVEGRGIGRALLAWCEQAACDGGAQRMLLEVREDNDRARSFYRRAGYQEIGRRRGYYRIRGRSIDAIVMERAL; the protein is encoded by the coding sequence GTGAGCGAGACGTTCGCGCTGCGGCCGGCGACGATCCAGGACGTGGAACCGATCGCCTTCGCCGAGCTCGAGCTGTTCCCCGACGAGGCCTGGACGGTGTTCCAGTTGGCCGAGGAGATCGAGCATCCCGACCGGCGCTACGTCGTCGCCGTCGATCAGGATGGCCCGGAGGAGCTGCGCGGGTACGCAGGCATCATGCTGGCCGGTGACACCGCGGACCTCCACACCATCGGCGCCCTGGTCGAGGGCAGGGGCATCGGCCGCGCCCTGCTGGCATGGTGCGAGCAGGCCGCGTGCGACGGCGGTGCCCAGCGGATGCTGCTGGAGGTGCGGGAGGACAACGACCGTGCCCGCTCCTTCTACCGTCGCGCCGGGTACCAGGAGATCGGCCGCCGGCGTGGCTACTACCGCATCCGGGGTCGGAGCATCGACGCGATCGTCATGGAGCGCGCTCTGTGA
- the tsaB gene encoding tRNA (adenosine(37)-N6)-threonylcarbamoyltransferase complex dimerization subunit type 1 TsaB, translating to MLLGIDTSGAVSVAIVGGDLDGLDLDVRHVRSDARARHHDEVLLGLIDAVLQDAGIARSQLNGIVVGRGPGPFTGLRVGLVAARSIAAVLGIPLHGVCSLDALAHQALTEADSAGAPDGAGPLPERTVAVALDARRREVYHSRYRRLTDGTVLREAGPAVAPPAEVAADLTACELLVGSGTRLYPELLPATSELDDVDASHLIEVAALLHSQGEDLTSTDPLYLRDPDAAKPTARKSALGH from the coding sequence ATGCTGCTGGGGATCGACACCTCCGGAGCCGTGTCCGTCGCGATCGTGGGGGGTGACCTCGACGGCCTGGACCTCGACGTGCGGCACGTGCGCTCCGATGCCCGGGCCCGCCACCACGACGAGGTCCTGCTGGGCCTGATCGACGCCGTCCTGCAGGACGCGGGTATCGCCCGTTCCCAGCTCAACGGCATCGTGGTGGGGCGAGGCCCCGGGCCCTTCACCGGGCTGCGGGTGGGGCTGGTCGCTGCCCGATCCATCGCTGCCGTGCTGGGGATCCCGCTGCACGGGGTGTGCTCACTGGATGCCCTGGCGCATCAGGCGCTCACCGAGGCGGACTCGGCCGGAGCCCCGGATGGTGCCGGCCCGCTGCCCGAGCGCACGGTCGCGGTGGCCCTGGACGCACGCCGCCGCGAGGTCTACCACTCCCGCTACCGCCGCCTGACCGACGGCACGGTGCTGCGCGAGGCCGGCCCCGCGGTCGCCCCACCGGCCGAGGTCGCCGCTGACCTCACGGCCTGCGAGCTGCTGGTGGGCTCAGGGACCCGCCTGTACCCGGAGCTGCTGCCGGCCACGTCCGAGCTGGACGACGTGGACGCCTCCCACCTGATCGAGGTGGCGGCGCTGCTCCACTCCCAGGGGGAGGACCTGACCAGCACGGATCCGCTGTACCTGCGGGACCCGGACGCCGCCAAGCCCACCGCCCGCAAGAGCGCGCTGGGACACTGA
- a CDS encoding bifunctional tRNA (adenosine(37)-N6)-threonylcarbamoyltransferase complex ATPase subunit type 1 TsaE/phosphotransferase has translation MSVLELRTTDPEGTRLAAQVIAGVLRPGDLLVLDGPLGAGKTTFTQGLGAGLDVRGPVASPTFVIARVHPSLSGGPALVHVDAYRLGGSADLEDLDLEADLDDAVTVVEWGRDRVEHLTSSHLLVELERPDQVDDPDLPEEPRTLRLTPAGPRWDEGAVTDLARALDAAGLPTEQIEQEN, from the coding sequence GTGAGTGTCCTCGAACTGCGCACTACGGACCCGGAGGGCACCCGGCTCGCCGCCCAGGTGATCGCCGGGGTGCTGCGCCCCGGTGACCTGCTGGTCCTGGACGGCCCGCTGGGCGCCGGCAAGACCACCTTCACCCAGGGGCTCGGCGCCGGCCTCGACGTGCGCGGCCCCGTGGCCTCGCCCACCTTCGTGATCGCCCGCGTGCACCCCTCCCTGAGCGGCGGGCCCGCGCTGGTGCACGTGGACGCCTACCGCCTCGGTGGGAGCGCCGACCTGGAGGACCTCGACCTCGAGGCCGACCTCGACGACGCCGTGACCGTGGTCGAATGGGGCCGTGACCGGGTGGAGCACTTGACCTCGTCCCACCTGCTGGTGGAGCTGGAGCGCCCCGACCAGGTGGACGATCCCGACCTTCCCGAGGAACCCCGCACCCTGCGCCTCACCCCGGCAGGTCCCCGGTGGGACGAGGGCGCGGTCACCGACCTGGCCCGAGCGCTCGACGCAGCGGGCCTTCCCACCGAACAGATCGAGCAGGAGAACTGA
- the alr gene encoding alanine racemase, whose product MSVPIPAEDPRQIPNRAVVDPSAITDNVRALKTKLDEQTALMAVVKADGYSHGMLATARAALEGGATWLGVAHPAGALALSHAGLDVPILTWMYEPRTAEALLPELVAAGIDVSVGSMEMLRMVIDASRSVDRRARVHLKIDTGMGRNGVLPAQARPVVQATREDDHVQLVAAWTHLADADDIDSPATDQQAEVFDSTVAAITEEFGPIPLQHLANSAALLSRPDLHRDLVRPGIAMYGYPPVATDLELRPAMTVTSRLALVKEVPAGHTVGYSRLHTTAATTRLGLVPMGYADGLHRAASTKVSVLVRTADGDHVVPQIGRISMDQIVLDLGPESTAKAGDEVILFGDVPQGPTADDWAEAAGTIPYEILTSINARVPREVRG is encoded by the coding sequence ATGAGCGTCCCGATCCCGGCGGAGGACCCCCGGCAGATCCCCAACCGCGCCGTGGTGGACCCGTCGGCTATCACCGACAACGTGCGGGCCCTCAAGACGAAGCTCGACGAGCAGACCGCCCTGATGGCCGTGGTCAAGGCCGATGGCTACAGCCACGGGATGCTCGCTACCGCCCGCGCCGCTCTCGAAGGGGGCGCGACCTGGCTCGGCGTCGCCCATCCCGCCGGTGCGCTCGCCCTGTCCCACGCCGGCTTGGACGTCCCAATCCTCACCTGGATGTACGAGCCGCGCACCGCCGAAGCGCTGCTGCCGGAGCTCGTCGCCGCCGGCATCGATGTGTCCGTGGGATCGATGGAGATGCTGCGGATGGTCATCGACGCCTCCCGCAGCGTGGACCGCCGGGCCCGCGTGCACCTGAAGATCGACACCGGCATGGGCCGCAACGGCGTGCTGCCCGCGCAGGCGAGGCCCGTGGTGCAGGCCACCCGGGAGGACGACCACGTGCAGCTGGTCGCCGCCTGGACCCACCTCGCCGATGCCGACGACATCGATTCCCCCGCCACCGATCAGCAGGCGGAGGTCTTCGACTCCACCGTCGCCGCCATCACCGAGGAGTTCGGCCCCATCCCGCTGCAGCACCTCGCCAACTCCGCGGCCCTGCTGTCCCGCCCCGACCTGCACCGCGACCTGGTGCGCCCCGGCATCGCGATGTACGGCTACCCGCCGGTGGCCACCGACCTCGAGCTGCGCCCCGCGATGACCGTCACCAGCCGCCTCGCCCTGGTCAAGGAGGTGCCGGCTGGGCACACCGTGGGCTACAGCCGCCTGCACACCACCGCGGCCACCACCCGCCTGGGCCTGGTGCCGATGGGCTACGCCGACGGCCTGCACCGCGCCGCCAGCACCAAGGTCTCCGTGCTGGTGCGCACCGCCGACGGCGACCACGTGGTCCCCCAGATCGGCCGCATCAGCATGGACCAGATCGTGCTGGACCTGGGCCCTGAGAGCACCGCGAAGGCCGGTGACGAGGTGATCCTGTTCGGCGATGTCCCCCAGGGCCCCACCGCCGACGACTGGGCAGAGGCCGCCGGCACCATCCCCTACGAGATCCTCACCTCGATCAACGCGCGCGTGCCGCGGGAGGTCCGTGGGTGA